A genomic stretch from Juglans microcarpa x Juglans regia isolate MS1-56 chromosome 3S, Jm3101_v1.0, whole genome shotgun sequence includes:
- the LOC121257035 gene encoding phosphatidylinositol 3,4,5-trisphosphate 3-phosphatase and protein-tyrosine-phosphatase PTEN2A-like: MDSESADSSASPPLKAPDPPPPASIQTPAAADSGLDNSPRVVPSKLSPSAISAWAKSLKIPQPLAATQVESPTGNAGKSTFARFTSGLGLRLSPKAPSSDHSSDGTSMTAQPGFIGTVTKGLVDSSKNAVKAVQVKARHVVSQNKRRYQEGGFDLDMTYITENIIAMGFPAGDMSSGFFGYVEGFYRNHMEEVIKFFETHHKDKYKVYNLCSERLYDASLFEGKVACFPFNDHNCPPIQLIISFCQSAYSWLKEDIENVVVVHCKAGMARTGLMISSLLLFLKFFPTAEESIDYYNQKRCFDGKGLVLPSQIRYVKYFERILTYFNGETPPGRRCMLRGFRIHRCPYWIRPSITVSDHNGVLFSSKSHPRTKDLSPEDFWFNAPKKGVMVFTLPGEPGLTELAGDFKVHFHDRQGDFYFWLNTTMTENRKVLNTNDLDGFDKRKLPSPGFQVEVVLVDYNGTVPTTPNTETIAKKTDESSGTTTASVDKGAPRPNQKKDKDDVFSDSEAEETGSSKSRQAEAASAEGGTVTNTISSSETKTNSDQIASVSHATEHISLGNTAGSTQMHVDGQSKSDAVAGAVSVLEVPNTESEFKAMAADASVFTFGDDEDYESE, from the exons ATGGATTCAGAATCTGCCGATTCATCAGCTTCACCTCCTCTTAAAGCTCCTGACCCACCACCCCCAGCTTCTATACAAACTCCAGCTGCTGCTGATTCTGGACTAGATAATTCGCCCCGTGTTGTACCATCTAAATTGTCTCCTTCTGCAATATCTGCATGggccaaaagtttgaaaattccTCAGCCATTGGCTGCCACACAAGTTGAGTCTCCAACTGGAAATGCTGGAAAGTCAACATTTGCACGTTTTACCAGTGGATTAGGATTGCGCTTGTCTCCAAAAGCCCCTTCTTCAGACCATAGTTCTGACGGAACTTCAATGACTGCACAACCTGGTTTTATTGGAACTGTTACAAAAGGATTAGTAGATTCTTCTAAGAATGCAGTAAAGGCTGTACAGGTGAAGGCTCGGCATGTTGTCTCTCAAAATAAACGAAGATACCAG GAAGGAGGATTTGATCTGGATATGACTTATATCACTGAGAATATAATTGCAATGGGGTTCCCTGCTGGTGATATGAGCTCTGGATTTTTCGGTTATGTTGAG GGGTTCTACCGAAACCACATGGAAGAAGTAATCAAATTCTTTGAAACTCATCACAAG GACAAGTACAAAGTGTACAATCTTTGTTCTGAGAGGCTGTATGATGCGTCCTTATTTGAAGGAAAG GTGGCTTGTTTCCCGTTTAATGACCATAATTGCCCCCCAATTCAACTGATAATATCATTTTGCCAAAGTGCTTACTCATGGTTGAAGGAGGATATCGAGAATGTTGTGGTTGTGCATTGCAAGGCTGGAATGGCAAGAACAGGGTTGATGATTTCCAGTCTTCTTCTATTCTTGAAG TTCTTCCCAACTGCTGAGGAGTCAATTGACTACTACAATCAGAAAAGATGTTTCGATGGAAAAGGGCTTGTTCTGCCAAGTCAGATT AGGTACGTCAAGTATTTTGAGCGTATTTTAACATACTTCAATGGTGAAACCCCTCCTGGGCGTAG GTGCATGCTTAGGGGATTTCGAATTCACAGATGTCCCTATTGGATCAGGCCCTCCATTACTGTTTCTGATCATAATG GTGTTCTCTTTTCCTCAAAAAGTCATCCACGAACCAAGGATCTTTCG CCAGAAGATTTTTGGTTTAATGCACCCAAGAAGGGGGTAATGGTCTTCACTTTGCCAGGGGAGCCTGGCCTTACAGAGCTGGCTGGGGACTTCAAAGTCCATTTTCACGACCGCCAAGGCGATTTCTACTT TTGGTTAAACACAACAATGacagaaaatagaaaagttttAAACACAAATGATCTCGACGGGTTTGACaag AGGAAACTTCCTTCCCCCGGATTTCAGGTTGAGGTTGTGCTTGTAGATTATAACGGCACTGTCCCTACAACACCTAACACTGAAACTATTGCTAAGAAAACGGATGAAAGCTCGGGCACTACTACTGCATCAGTTGATAAGGGTGCACCCAGACCAAAccaaaagaaagataaagatgATGTCTTTTCAGATAGTGAGGCAGAGGAAACTGGTTCCTCGAAGAGCAGGCAAGCAGAAGCTGCTTCTGCAGAAGGAGGAACTGTCACCAATACCATCTCCAGTTCTGAGACGAAGACAAATTCAGATCAAATTGCAAGTGTGAGTCATGCAACCGAACATATATCTCTGGGGAACACTGCTGGCTCCACACAGATGCATGTTGATGGGCAGAGTAAGAGTGATGCTGTCGCCGGAGCTGTCTCAGTCCTTGAGGTGCCCAACACAGAAAGTGAATTCAAGGCAATGGCAGCTGATGCTTCTGTTTTCACATTTGGAGATGATGAGGACTACGAAAGTGAGTAA